In the Streptomyces spororaveus genome, TCCTGGACAACTGTACAGGAAGTCCGCTCCGGGCCGGTGTGCGTGCGACGGCCCACCGGCGGGGCGTCCGCACGAGCGGTACGACAACGGGTTCCGGGGGCTGCCGGGCACCGAGCGCGGTGTGTGAGACTCCCTCTGAAGATCACTCGGGGGGAGTTCCGCGTTGAACGCGCTGTTGAAGAGGGTGTGGATCGGGCTGGCCGCGACCTTGATCGTGAGCCTGGCCGCCGTGGTCATGCCGGACCAGGTCCAGATAGACGACAACGGGCGCGTCCACCTGGGCGCGCCCGCGTCCCCGCCGTCCCCGTCCACGGCGGGGCCCACACCGGAGCCCACGTCACCGCCCCTCACCCGGGACGCCGTGGACGAGGCGATCGCGACCGCGGTCGGCGCGGCGGGCCTCGACCCGGCGCAGGGCCGCCCGACCGTCGCGATCGGCGCCAACTCGTCGAACAGGACGTACTGGACGGCCGTCCGCGAGAAGAGCGCCGCACAGTCGGAGATGAACGCGGTCTGCGCGGACCTGGAGCGACAGGGCTGGACGCCGAACCCGAACGGCGACCGCCCGGACGTCCCCCGCAGCTACAAGCGCGGGGGCTGGTTCCTGCTGGTGAGCACGCGCGGGAAGACCCAGGCGCCGTCCACCGCCTCCGCCTTGACCGACTCGCAGACCTACCTGACCCTGACCGGGCTCCAGCTGAACCTTGCCGACATCCCCCTCCCCGAGATCACCGTCCGCATCGGCTGACCCTCAGAGGTGGGCGTCGAGGAACGCTCGGAACTCCTCGCGCGTCATCGGCCCGCCTGGCTCGCGACCGCCTCCCCGTCCTTGATGAGTACGGCGGTCGGCGCCCCGGTCACCCCGTAGCGCCTGGTCGGCTCCGGGCAGCGGGTCATGTCCGTGCGGACGGCGGTGAACCGCGTCCCGTACTCCTCGGCCAGCTCCCCGACCACGGCGTCCATCGCGCGGCAGGCCTCGACGGCCTTGGGCCAGGTGCCGCAGAAGTACGCGAGAACGGGCCCGGTCGTCATCGAGAGGATGAAGTCGAACTCCTCGTTCTCCAGTGGCTGGTGCACCCGACGTGCCATGCGTGTCGCTCCTCGCTCGTGCGCCTCCCCGGATCGGGAGGGCGGCCCCCATCATCGCCGCCGCACCGGCCGGCGGCCGCCGGGTCCGTTGTCAGTGGTGGCTGTGAAGCTGAGCGTATGGACGACAGGATGCTTCGGCGGCGGGTCTACGGCGCCGACCACGAGGACCCCGACCCCGGGCCGCGACCCGGACACACCTACGGTGAGCTGGTCGGCGGGCCGCTCGACGGGCTCCTCCTGGACGTCACCGGCTGGAGTGCGCCGCAGCTCGCCGAAGAGGCCAGGCTCCCCACGGAGATAGGGCGCTACGGAGCGGGCGGCCGCGCCCACTACCGCCGCCGCGCGGGGGACCCGGGCCACTGGGACTGGACGGGCGACAGCCGCTGACCCGCCGCCGACCGGGGCCAGGGCCGGGCGTGCGGTGCCGGTTCAGCCGCCCAGGTGGACGAAGGCGGCCCAGAAACGGGCGTCCGCGTAGCACGGGAGCTCCGGCGGCCGGCCGTCCAGGTGGGCCACGGCTGCGCGCAGGCGCGAGCGCGCCGGTTCCTCCGGTACGTCGTCGATCAGACCGGCGCACCACCGGGACAGCTCCGCGGCCGTGGAGTCCCGCAGCCACAGCTGAGCCCTGCGCAGGGCCCGCCCGGCGTCCACGGCGCCGCCGCCGGGCGGGCCGGAGTCCAGTTCACGGTAGAACCGGGTCGCGACGAGCATGGTCGCCAGGTCGTTCACGTTCCACAGGGAGGCGATCACCTCCCGCGCGCCGGCCTGGAGCAGCCCCGAGGCCAGGCCGATGGCCTCGTCCGGCAGGAAGGCGTCCGTGGTCGCGGTCCGGCAGGCCGACGCGAACACCAGCCGCACGCCGCGGAAGGCGCGGCCGGACATGATCGCGCGGAGCGTCATACGGGTGCCCGCGGCCAGGACGAAGGCAGATTCCAGCGGGCTCGCCGTGTCGAAGGAGCCGTGGCACGCCAGGTGGACGTGCGTGGCCCCGGGGACGTCCTCCCGGACGAACACGGGAGCGGTGGCCGCCGCCCCGTACCGCACGGTCCGCCGGCACCAGGGGAACAGCGCGCCGACGGCGCCGGCCTCCGCCGACGCGTAGTGCAGATCGTCCGTGGGGTCGCCGACGGCCGCCAGGACGGCGGGACCCGGCCGGGCCGCCGGCCTGCGGGCGAGCACGGCCGCCGAGGGCGCGTAGGACACCGTGAACTCGTCGAGCAGGCAGCGGCCGTCATGGAGGAAGGCGTGCAGCGGCCGGCCCGCCAGCGCACCGCACGCGACCAGGGTCACCGCGCCGACACCGAGCTCGCGCAGCCACGCCGCCAGCGCCGCGGTGAGCCTGGCGTACACGGGCGGGCTGTGATCCGGGCCCGCCGGCAGGTCCCGCAGGTCCACAGCCCGGCTGTCGACGTCCAGGCCGCCCTCCCCGTCGCGCCGGACGAGCAGCAGGCGCACGAACCCGGCGGCCCCGTACACGTAGACCAGGGGACGGTGCGGCGGCGCCGCGGCGGACAGCTCGCCGATGCCCGGTGGGCGCAGCGCCTCGGCCGCCGCGGTGAGCCGTGCCAGCGCAGCGGCCTGTTCCCGGCGGGCCTTGGAGATCGAGCGGACCAGGGACAGATGCAGCCGTTCCACGTCGGCCGCGCCGAAACCGGCACCGGGCATCGACCGTTCGACACCTGCGAGGGCCGTCAGCCGGTCGCATGCCGCACGGTAGGCGTCGAAGGCCACGCGGTCGCCGTCGCGTGCGCTGCGCAGCACGTCCTGGTCCTGCTGGAGGCTCTCGCCCAGCTCCCGGGCCCGCGTCCGCTCCAGGAGCAGGACGGCGTCCAGGGTGCGGCCCGCCCGGACCATCGCGGTGACGATCTCCAGCACGTCGCGCGCGGCAGCCTGCTGCTCCATGTGCCGGCTCTGCCTGAGCAGGGCTTCCTGGTAGAGGCTCTCGTGCAGTTCCGCGGCCCGCGCACCCGCCTCCGCCGCGGCCGGCCAGTCCCCCCGGTCGCCGAGGTGGCGCAAGTAGATCATGTACGCCTTGAACGCTTCGTTCCGGTGTCCGCGCCCGACGAGGCCCCGGATCATCCTCCGGTGGACGGCGAGGTCCTCCGGAGGTTCCAGCTGGGCCAGGTTGAGTTGGACGCTGGTCCAGTCCCGGGGGTGGTTCTCGAACGTCAGCACCCGCAGGGCGGCGCGGAAGTGATCGGCTGCGGCCAGGAGTTGCTCCGGCGTTCCGGTCTGCGTGCGCATCACCCCGAGGAAGGACTGGGTGATCGCCCACTGCCAGGGGGCGGCCTCCTCGGTGAACACCTGGAGCGCGGAGGTCAGATGGGTGATCGCGCGCTCCAGGTCCGGCCGGGCCCGCACCTCGCTGTCACCGAAGGCGACCCCGAGATTGAACTCGGCGGTGGCCCAGCTCTGCGGGTTGTCCTCCAGGGTGAACACGGACTGCGCGGCCATGAACGCCTGGATCGCCATCCGCTGCGTGGCCTCGACGTCCCGGCCGCGCATCATGCTGTAGACCACGCCGAGCGAGCTCTGGGACATGGCCCAGTCGACGGGCATCTCGTCCTTGGGCTGGGCCGCGAGCGACGCACGGAAAAGCTCGATCGCCCGCCACAGGTTCGCCTCCCGGCCCTCGCTGAGCCGGTCCCGGTACAGCCGCGCGAGGTTGTGGTGGACGTCCCCGCGCCGAACGGCCTCCGTGGCGGGGTCGAGCAGGTCGAGAGCCTCGTGGGCCGCGCGAATGGCCTCCTCGGAATTGTGTTCCGGGTCCCCCGTGGTCCGCAGGGGCAGCAGCCTGACGACCGTGTTGAGCAGGTTCGCCCGCAGCGCGGGCTCCGCGTCCGCCGGCATGGAGTCGAGCGCGCCGCGGCACAGGGCGATCGCCCGCTCGATGCCGTCGCGCCTGCCGCTGATGTCGGCTTCGTCCAGCAGGGCCTGGGCGAGGGCGCAGACGACGGCCGGATACCGGGGATGATCCGGAGTCACCTCCGACGCGCACTGCTCGAAGATGGCCAGGGCCTCGGCCGCGTTGGCCGCGGCGTCGCCCTTCAGGCGCCGGTCGTAGGCGATGCCCAGATTTACCTTCAGCTCCAGGGTGACACCGAGCCCGTCCGTCTCGGGCAGGCCCAGAACGGTCCGCAGGGCCGTGATGGCCTCCTCGGTGTCGATCTTCCCGTTGGTGCGCGGCGAGAGGACCTCCTCGGCCAGCAGCACGTTCAGGAGGATCCAGCCGGTCCCGGTGGTCTCGTACGTGTTGGTGGCGAGTGCCTCGCGGATCCGGGCGAGGCGCGCGCCGTGGTCGGGGAGGTCCCGCAGGCCGTCCGAGAACTCTTCGATGTCCATCCGCCCGGGAGGGCCCGGCGCGCGCTCCGCGGGCGCGTTCTCCTCGGCCCAGCTGTGCAGATTCCTCAGACCGGCCAGCAGCACGGAGGCGGCGTGCCGCTCCTCGCCCTCGGGGAGCCGGCGCTCCGCGTCCGCGGTCAGCTCCATCGCGCGGACCACCAGGGCCCGATGGGCCGCGGGACTCCCTTCGTACGTCGAGGCGAGCTGCGAGGCGAGGCACAGCTGGTACGAGGGAAGGTCGGGGTCGGTCGGGTCCGTCAGCAGTCGCTCCAGTGCGGCCCGGCGCAGGCCGCGCAGCGGATCGGTCAACTCGCCGGCGTGCGCGTCGATCCGGCCGCAGATCGTGCGGCACATCCCACGGGCGGACGTGCCCGGCACGGGTTCGTCCACGAGGGCCCACAGGGTCTGCATCGCCGTGAGCAGGTCGTCGGGTTCACCGGTGAGCGCGTACCGCTGATCGCGCGCGTGGAAGAGGTTGAAGGACGCCAGGGCCCGCTGGGCCCGTGGCACGGAAGGCAGCCGCAGGGCGTTCTCCAGGCAGGCCAGCGCGCTCGCCAGGTCTTCGAGGCGGCCGTCCCGCTGGTGTC is a window encoding:
- a CDS encoding CHAT domain-containing protein, whose amino-acid sequence is MLSELFDHAMSLPPDSDPDVHAEAWEAVLTHPGFASLPVPERWSALAALGTCRLQRHQRDGRLEDLASALACLENALRLPSVPRAQRALASFNLFHARDQRYALTGEPDDLLTAMQTLWALVDEPVPGTSARGMCRTICGRIDAHAGELTDPLRGLRRAALERLLTDPTDPDLPSYQLCLASQLASTYEGSPAAHRALVVRAMELTADAERRLPEGEERHAASVLLAGLRNLHSWAEENAPAERAPGPPGRMDIEEFSDGLRDLPDHGARLARIREALATNTYETTGTGWILLNVLLAEEVLSPRTNGKIDTEEAITALRTVLGLPETDGLGVTLELKVNLGIAYDRRLKGDAAANAAEALAIFEQCASEVTPDHPRYPAVVCALAQALLDEADISGRRDGIERAIALCRGALDSMPADAEPALRANLLNTVVRLLPLRTTGDPEHNSEEAIRAAHEALDLLDPATEAVRRGDVHHNLARLYRDRLSEGREANLWRAIELFRASLAAQPKDEMPVDWAMSQSSLGVVYSMMRGRDVEATQRMAIQAFMAAQSVFTLEDNPQSWATAEFNLGVAFGDSEVRARPDLERAITHLTSALQVFTEEAAPWQWAITQSFLGVMRTQTGTPEQLLAAADHFRAALRVLTFENHPRDWTSVQLNLAQLEPPEDLAVHRRMIRGLVGRGHRNEAFKAYMIYLRHLGDRGDWPAAAEAGARAAELHESLYQEALLRQSRHMEQQAAARDVLEIVTAMVRAGRTLDAVLLLERTRARELGESLQQDQDVLRSARDGDRVAFDAYRAACDRLTALAGVERSMPGAGFGAADVERLHLSLVRSISKARREQAAALARLTAAAEALRPPGIGELSAAAPPHRPLVYVYGAAGFVRLLLVRRDGEGGLDVDSRAVDLRDLPAGPDHSPPVYARLTAALAAWLRELGVGAVTLVACGALAGRPLHAFLHDGRCLLDEFTVSYAPSAAVLARRPAARPGPAVLAAVGDPTDDLHYASAEAGAVGALFPWCRRTVRYGAAATAPVFVREDVPGATHVHLACHGSFDTASPLESAFVLAAGTRMTLRAIMSGRAFRGVRLVFASACRTATTDAFLPDEAIGLASGLLQAGAREVIASLWNVNDLATMLVATRFYRELDSGPPGGGAVDAGRALRRAQLWLRDSTAAELSRWCAGLIDDVPEEPARSRLRAAVAHLDGRPPELPCYADARFWAAFVHLGG